A genomic window from Lycium barbarum isolate Lr01 chromosome 4, ASM1917538v2, whole genome shotgun sequence includes:
- the LOC132636130 gene encoding cellulose synthase A catalytic subunit 1 [UDP-forming] encodes MEAGVGMVAGSHNRNELVRIPHDSDSGPKPLKALNSQICQICGDTVGLTASGDVFIACNECAFPVCRACYEYERKDGNQSCPQCKTRYKRYKGSPRVDGDDDEEDIDDIDNEFNYAQGNSKARQQWQGEDAGLSSSSRHESQLPIPRLTNGQPVSGDFPSATTDTQSVRSMSGPLGPGDKHASLSYVDPRQPVPVRIVDPSKDLNSYGLGSVDWKERVEGWKLKQEKNMVHSTNRYAEGKGGDIEGTGSNGEELQMPDDIRQPMSRVVPIPSSHLTPYRIVIILRLIILGFFLQYRLTHPVNDAYPLWLVSVICEVWFALSWLLDQFPKWAPINRETFLDRLAMRHDREGEPSQLAPVDIFVSTVDPLKEPPLITANTVLSILAVDYPVDKVSCYVSDDGSAMLTFEALSETAEFARKWVPFCKKFNIEPRAPEFYFAQKIDYLKDKVQPSFVKERRAMKREYEEFKIRINALVAKAQKMPEEGWTMQDGTPWPGNNPRDHPGMIQVFLGHSGGLDTDGNELPRLVYVSREKRPGFQHHKKAGAMNALIRVSAVLTNGAYLLNVDCDHYFNNSKALKEAMCFMMDPVLGKKTCYVQFPQRFDGIDLHDRYANRNIVFFDINLKGLDGLQGPMYVGTGCCFNRQALYGYDPVLTEADLEPSIIVKSCCGGSRKKGRSGNKKYIDKKRAAKRTESTIPIFNMEDIEEGVEGYDEEKSLLMSQKSLEKRFGQSPVFIAATLLEQGGIPPSTNPATLLKEAIHVISCGYEDKTEWGKEIGWIYGSVTEDILTGFKMHARGWFSIYCMPPRPAFKGSAPINLSDRLNQVLRWALGSVEILLSRHCPIWYGYGGRLNLLERLAYINTIVYPITSLPLIAYCVLPAICLLTGKFIIPEISNYAGIWFILLFLSIFATGILELRWSGVSIEDWWRNEQFWVIGGTSAHLFAVFQGLLKVLAGIDTNFTVTSKANDEEGDFAELYVFKWTSLLVPPTTVLIVNLVGIVAGVSYAINSGYQSWGPLFGKLFFAIWVIVHLYPFLKGLLGRQNRTPTIVIVWAVLLASIFSLLWVRIDPFTSDATKSATMGQCGVNC; translated from the exons ATGGAGGCAGGTGTTGGAATGGTAGCTGGATCTCACAATCGAAATGAGTTGGTCAGAATTCCCCATGATTCTGATAGTGGG CCAAAACCCTTGAAGGCTCTGAATAGTCAAATATGCCAAATTTGTGGTGATACTGTTGGGTTGACTGCAAGTGGTGATGTATTCATAGCTTGTAATGAGTGTGCCTTTCCTGTTTGCCGGGCTTGTTATGAGTATGAGCGCAAAGATGGAAATCAATCATGTCCTCAATGCAAGACCAGATACAAGCGGTACAAGG GGAGTCCACGAGTAGATGGAGATGATGACGAGGAAGATATTGATGATATCGACAATGAGTTCAATTATGCCCAAGGAAACAGCAAGGCCAGACAGCAATGGCAGGGTGAAGATGCTGGTCTCTCTTCATCCTCTAGACACGAATCTCAGCTACCGATCCCTCGTCTTACAAATGGCCAGCCA GTTTCTGGTGATTTTCCTAGTGCCACAACAGATACACAATCTGTAAGAAGTATGTCAGGACCCTTAGGCCCTGGAGACAAGCATGCTTCCCTATCTTATGTTGATCCAAGACAGCCCG TTCCTGTACGAATTGTGGACCCCTCAAAGGACTTGAATTCTTACGGGCTTGGAAGTGTTGACTGGAAGGAGAGGGTAGAGGGCTGGAAGCTAAAACAGGAGAAAAATATGGTGCATTCGACAAACAGATATGCAGAAGGGAAAGGCGGAGACATTGAAGGGACAGGATCAAATGGAGAAGAGCTGCAAAT GCCTGATGATATTCGCCAGCCTATGAGCCGCGTGGTGCCTATCCCTTCATCCCACCTTACCCCATACCGGATTGTAATCATTTTGCGGTTGATCATCTTGGGCTTTTTCTTGCAATACCGGCTAACTCATCCAGTGAATGATGCGTATCCTCTGTGGCTAGTATCAGTTATTTGTGAGGTCTGGTTTGCCTTGTCCTGGCTTCTCGATCAGTTTCCAAAATGGGCACCAATCAATCGTGAGACATTCCTTGACAGGCTGGCGATGAG GCATGATAGAGAAGGGGAGCCGTCGCAGCTTGCACCTGTTGATATTTTTGTCAGTACAGTGGATCCTTTGAAAGAACCTCCTCTCATTACTGCCAACACAGTGTTATCCATCCTTGCTGTGGATTATCCTGTGGACAAGGTCTCATGCTATGTCTCTGATGATGGTTCAGCAATGCTAACATTTGAAGCCCTTTCTGAGACTGCAGAGTTTGCAAGGAAATGGGTTCCCTTCTGCAAGAAGTTCAACATTGAGCCTCGGGCCCCTGAATTTTATTTTGCTCAAAAGATAGATTATTTGAAGGACAAGGTTCAGCCTTCTTTTGTCAAAGAGCGCAGGGCAATGAAG AGGGAATATGAAGAATTTAAAATACGAATCAATGCTCTTGTTGCAAAAGCGCAAAAAATGCCCGAAGAAGGTTGGACAATGCAAGATGGAACACCTTGGCCTGGAAATAACCCTAGGGATCATCCAGGAATGATCCAG GTCTTTTTGGGGCACAGCGGGGGCCTTGATACTGATGGAAATGAACTTCCTCGTCTGGTTTATGTTTCTCGTGAGAAGCGACCAGGTTTTCAACACCACAAGAAAGCTGGAGCTATGAATGCTTTGATTCGTGTTTCTGCAGTTCTTACGAATGGAGCATATCTTTTGAATGTCGACTGTGATCACTACTTCAACAACAGCAAAGCACTTAAAGAAGCTATGTGTTTCATGATGGATCCTGTTCTTGGAAAGAAGACATGCTATGTTCAGTTCCCTCAACGATTTGATGGCATTGATTTGCACGATCGATATGCTAACCGCAACATTGTGTTCTTTGAT ATCAATTTGAAAGGGTTGGATGGTCTTCAGGGTCCTATGTATGTGGGAACTGGGTGTTGTTTTAACAGGCAGGCCCTATATGGGTATGATCCTGTCTTAACTGAGGCTGATTTGGAGCCAAGCATCATTGTAAAGAGCTGTTGTGGTGGGTCAAGGAAGAAGGGAAGGAGTGGAAACAAGAAATACATTGATAAGAAGAGGGCTGCAAAAAGAACTGAGTCCACCATCCCAATTTTCAATATGGAAGACATTGAAGAAGGCGTTGAAG GATATGATGAGGAGAAGTCACTGCTTATGTCACAGAAGAGCTTGGAGAAGCGGTTTGGTCAATCACCAGTGTTTATTGCTGCCACCTTATTGGAACAAGGAGGCATTCCTCCATCCACTAATCCTGCAACTCTCTTGAAAGAAGCAATCCATGTTATTAGCTGTGGCTACGAGGACAAGACTGAATGGGGCAAAGAG ATTGGGTGGATCTATGGATCTGTGACTGAAGATATTTTGACTGGGTTTAAGATGCATGCTCGAGGATGGTTTTCCATATATTGCATGCCTCCTCGGCCAGCATTCAAAGGGTCTGCTCCTATCAATCTTTCTGATCGTTTAAACCAGGTGCTCCGGTGGGCCTTGGGTTCTGTTGAAATCCTGTTGAGTAGGCATTGCCCAATATGGTACGGCTACGGTGGCAGATTGAATCTTCTGGAGAGACTAGCATATATTAACACCATTGTCTATCCTATCACATCTTTACCTTTGATTGCTTACTGTGTGCTTCCTGCCATCTGTCTTCTCACGGGCAAATTTATCATTCCTGAG ATAAGCAACTATGCTGGCATATGGTTCATTCTTCTCTTCCTTTCCATTTTTGCAACTGGTATATTGGAGCTTAGGTGGAGTGGTGTGAGTATTGAAGACTGGTGGAGAAACGAACAGTTCTGGGTCATTGGTGGTACATCGGCTCACTTGTTTGCTGTCTTCCAAGGTCTCCTCAAAGTGCTTGCTGGGATTGATACCAACTTTACAGTCACGTCAAAGGCAAACGATGAGGAAGGAGATTTTGCGGAGCTTTATGTGTTCAAATGGACGTCTCTGCTCGTTCCTCCCACAACAGTCCTTATCGTGAATCTGGTAGGAATTGTGGCTGGTGTTTCATATGCCATAAACAGTGGATATCAATCTTGGGGTCCTCTATTTGGGAAGTTGTTCTTTGCCATTTGGGTCATTGTCCACTTGTACCCTTTCCTCAAAGGTTTGTTGGGACGTCAGAATCGTACTCCTACCATTGTCATTGTCTGGGCCGTTCTCCTCGCATCCATATTCTCATTGCTTTGGGTGCGCATTGATCCCTTCACATCAGATGCTACAAAGAGTGCAACAATGGGTCAATGTGGCGTCAACTGCTAG